A region from the Hydra vulgaris chromosome 08, alternate assembly HydraT2T_AEP genome encodes:
- the LOC136083825 gene encoding uncharacterized protein LOC136083825 codes for MPNLKLNGSSKSNDSFFFLFHRYKKATAICDVIAKSSSFIFNVVFITKFDLRFGKMSDAWKHYTLNKGKTVTCKICGNTSQYTSSTTGMWYHLDKKHGIKKETQENMTPKAASQSKRPKISTFFQKQSIEEAISRLTALDGFSFNAIVNSSFIRSAMSEKGYDFPKNHKQAIQSVKKFATGVRNDFKNTFNSLVTMGKRFSITLDEYTSLKNRRYMNINIPQNNYHWNLGLTRISGSLPAEKAAAVVTEKVAEFGLKLGDSIVCSVTDGASMMVKFGKLVSTEHQTCYTHGMHLAVQEVLYEKPSEQIQQNSFEETSDDDEVSSDESESDTEVSFLGAAMDENIPIPKVKVHLESVITKVRKIVKLFQKSPVENDVLQEEIKKKHGKEVSLILDCRTRWNSLLSMIQQFLKVKHSIRKVLKDISLHLICSDDEEDILSDIVAALEPVKLAAEALCRQNATLLTAEGIFKFLVNRLKQQDSPHCIAMKSAILRRFEERRQSNLVSLYRYLSNPECLSDIEEHKVFNMPPKSVLQKTTKNLLSRLFPTNPDDLEFIQEVHGSETLDENPLSLEEELEEAIQHSAKKQRHISNDEFKAISKKMLVYEATGKRTANLELLFNALETIPPTSVESERAFSAAGLFVTKIRSRMSDDLLDTLCFFKAHFLSKNKSQN; via the coding sequence GCGACCGCCATATGCGATGTCATTGCAAAGTCTTCATCATTCATATTTAATGTGGTCTTTATCACTAAATTTGATTTGCGTTTTGGCAAAATGTCGGACGCTTGGAAACACTACACCTTAAACAAAGGGAAAACAGTTACTTGCAAAATTTGTGGAAATACAAGTCAATACACAAGTTCCACAACTGGAATGTGGTATCACTTAGACAAGAAACATGGAATCAAAAAGGAAACACAGGAAAATATGACACCAAAAGCTGCATCACAATCAAAAAGGCCTaagatttcaactttttttcaaaagcaaTCAATTGAAGAAGCGATTTCAAGACTTACAGCACTGGATGGATTTAGTTTTAATGCCATTGTTAACAGCTCTTTCATTCGATCCGCAATGTCTGAAAAAGGTTATGATTTCCCAAAAAATCACAAACAAGCAATCCAGTCAGTTAAAAAGTTTGCAACTGGCGTAAGGAATGactttaaaaacactttcaATTCTTTGGTGACAATGGGAAAACGCTTTTCAATTACACTGGATGAGTACACTTCTTTGAAAAATCGAAGGTACATGAATATTAATATTCCTCAAAATAATTATCACTGGAATCTGGGCTTGACTCGAATTTCCGGATCTCTGCCAGCTGAAAAAGCTGCAGCTGTTGTCACTGAAAAAGTGGCAGAATTTGGGTTGAAACTAGGCGACAGCATTGTCTGCTCAGTTACTGACGGAGCTTCCATGATGGTTAAGTTCGGAAAACTGGTTTCAACCGAGCATCAAACTTGTTATACCCACGGAATGCACTTGGCTGTTCAAGAAGTGCTGTACGAGAAGCCTTCTGAACAAatccaacaaaactcatttgAAGAAACAAGCGACGACGACGAAGTCAGCAGTGACGAATCTGAATCTGACACCGAAGTCAGTTTTCTTGGTGCCGCCATGGATGAAAACATTCCCATTCCAAAAGTGAAAGTTCACTTGGAATCTGTCATCACAAAAGTCAGAAAAATTGTCaagttatttcaaaaatcaCCCGTCGAAAATGACGTCCTTCAAGAAGAAATTAAGAAAAAGCACGGAAAAGAGGTTTCACTTATCCTTGACTGCAGAACAAGATGGAACAGTCTGCTGTCAATGATTCAACAGTTCCTCAAAGTCAAACATTCAATCAGAAAAGTATTGAAGGACATTTCTCTACATTTGATTTGCAGTGATGATGAAGAAGACATTTTATCCGACATTGTTGCTGCTCTTGAACCAGTCAAATTAGCAGCAGAAGCACTTTGCCGACAAAATGCAACTCTTCTTACTGCTGAAGGAATTTTCAAGTTTCTTGTGAACAGGCTGAAACAACAAGATTCACCTCATTGCATTGCAATGAAGAGTGCAATTTTGAGACGTTTTGAAGAGAGAAGGCAGAGCAATCTTGTAAGCTTGTACAGATATCTTTCCAATCCAGAATGCTTGTCCGACATTGAAGAGCATAAAGTTTTCAATATGCCTCCGAAATCTGTACTTCAAAAGACCACCAAAAACTTGCTGTCTAGGCTTTTTCCAACAAATCCAGATGACCTGGAGTTTATTCAAGAAGTGCATGGCTCAGAAACTCTTGACGAAAATCCACTTTCTCTTGAAGAGGAACTCGAGGAAGCAATTCAGCATTCGGCCAAAAAACAGCGACACATTTCAAATGACGAATTCAAGgccatttcaaaaaaaatgttggtcTATGAAGCGACCGGAAAGAGAACTGCAAACCTTGAACTTTTGTTCAATGCACTAGAAACCATCCCACCAACAAGTGTTGAATCTGAGCGAGCCTTTTCTGCCGCTGGACTATTTGTGACAAAAATTCGATCCAGAATGAGTGACGACTTACTTGATACACTTTGTTTTTTCAAAGCtcattttttatccaaaaataaatctcaaaactaa